The following coding sequences lie in one Ostrea edulis chromosome 8, xbOstEdul1.1, whole genome shotgun sequence genomic window:
- the LOC125663333 gene encoding uncharacterized protein LOC125663333 gives MPEADVYIDLTEDVTVEVTSYCDSQTQTDDNAMVTSVDTKEIEVQTKICLDNLCEFTTEDFQKHTNITRKLFMKSVLKDDESCKFYTGLTIAMLIYVFTWLQKKAEKLNYWRGQDTTESKTNIKVGPKRKLTTKEEFIITLVRLRRGFDVEVISDLFGVHPSQISRIFTTWINFLYAELKFLISWPSREQIASNIPKAFKHFPTTRSIIDCTEFFVQKPSLPSSQRVTWSQYKHHNTFKALISISPTGTFTFISKLFTGSISDRRIVEESGFLEKIEHGDDIMADRGFLIRDMLARRSATLNIPPFSMGKQLSSRAVTKTRRIASARIHVERAIGRSKTFKILQGVMPLKLHVLFDQIVGVCGVLCNLDTQLVK, from the exons ATGCCTGAAGCTGATGTTTATATAg ACCTTACAGAAGATGTTACAGTAGAGGTGACATCTTACTGTGATTCACAGACTCAAACTGACGATAATGCTATGGTTACCAGTGTCGATACAAAAGAAATAGAAGTGCAGACAAAAATTTGTTTGGATAACTTATGTGAATTTACAACTGAAGATTTCCAGAAACACACCAATATCACAAGAAAGTTATTTATGAAATCAGTGCTCAAAGATGACGAATCTTGTAAATTCTACACAG gacTGACAATAGCAATGCTCATTTATGTGTTCACATGGCTGCAAAAGAAGGCAGAAAAACTCAACTACTGGAGAGGTCAAGACACAACAGAATCTAAAACT aacatTAAAGTTGGACCGAAGAGGAAACTAACAACTAAGGAGGAATTTATCATAACACTTGTTAGACTGAGAAGAGGCTTTGATGTGGAAGTAATAAGTGATTTATTTGGAGTGCACCCATCTCAAATAAGTAGAATTTTCACAACTTGGATCAATTTTTTGTACGCAGAATTGAAGTTTCTTATTTCATGGCCATCCCGAGAACAAATTGCTTCCAATATTCCAAAGGCATTCAAACATTTTCCAACGACAAGATCAATTATAGACTGCACAGAGTTCTTTGTACAAAAGCCAAGTCTGCCCTCTTCTCAGCGTGTAACATGGTCTCAGTACAAACATCACAACACTTTTAAAGCACTAATTTCAATTTCACCTACTGGAACTTTCACCTTTATTTCCAAATTATTCACAGGAAGTATTTCAGATCGTCGCATTGTTGAAGAGAGTGGctttttggagaaaatagagCACGGTGATGACATTATGGCTGACAGGGGTTTTTTAATACGTGATATGTTAGCCAGACGATCTGCCACTTTAAACATACCACCGTTTTCTATGGGAAAGCAGTTGAGTAGTCGTGCCGTAACAAAGACACGCAGAATTGCAAGTGCTCGCATTCATGTGGAGCGTGCAATAGGCAGGTcaaaaacattcaaaattttgcaaGGAGTTATGCCTCTTAAACTGCATGTATTGTTTGATCAAATAGTAGGTGTGTGTGGAGTGTTATGTAATTTAGATACACAACTAGTGAAGTAA